In the genome of Methylococcus sp. EFPC2, the window AAGCTACGCGAACAGGCCTTGCCGATACGGCCGCAGCGTCCTGCCAAGCAGGTGGACGAAACCGACTTCGTCTCCGGCTTCACCCAGGAAGGCTATGAAAACGCCGTGCGCCGGATCAAGCAGTACATCGTCGAGGGCGACACCATGCAGGTGGTGTTGTCGCAGCGGCTTTCCATTCCTTATTCGGCCTCGCCGCTGGACTTATACCGGGCGCTGCGTTGCCTGAATCCCTCGCCCTACATGTTCAACCTGAATCTGGGTGACTTCCACGTCGTCGGTTCCTCACCGGAGATCCTGGTGCGTCTGGAAGACGAGACGGTCACCGTGCGCCCCATCGCCGGCACCCGCAAGCGCGGCAGGACGCAGGAAGAAGACCTCGCACTGGAAGAGGAACTGCTGGCCGACCCCAAGGAGATCGCCGAGCACCTCATGCTGATCGACCTGGGCCGCAACGATGCCGGCCGGGTGGCGCAAACCGGCTCGGTCAGGGTGACCGATAAGATGATCGTCGAGCGTTATTCCCACGTCATGCACATCGTCTCCAACGTCACCGGCAAGCTGAAGGAGGGCCTGAACGCCTTCGACGTGCTGGCCGCCACCTTCCCGGCCGGCACCGTGAGCGGGGCGCCCAAGATCCGGGCCATGGAGATCATCGGCGAACTGGAACCGGTCAAGCGCGGCGTGTATTCCGGCGCGGTCGGCTACATCGGCTGGTCCGGCAACCTGGACACCGCCATCGCCATCCGCACCGCCGTCATCAAGGACGGCACCCTGCACATCCAGGCCGGGGCGGGCATCGTCCACGATTCCATTCCGCTGAACGAATGGGAAGAAACCATGAACAAGGGCCGCGCGGTGTTCCGCGCCGTGGCTTTGGCCGAGGCCGGCCTGGAAAAAGGGGAGTCCCTATGAGCGCCCGCGTGCTGATGATCGACAATTACGATTCCTTCACCTACAACCTGGTGCAATACCTGGCCGAACTGGGCGCCGAGGTCGAGGTGGTGCGCAACGACCAGATCGCCGTCGAGGAGATCGAGAAGATCAATCCGGACAAGATCGTCATCTCGCCCGGTCCCTGCACACCCAAGGAAGCGGGCATTTCGGTGGAAACCATACATCGCTATGCCGGGCGTTATCCCATACTGGGGGTCTGCCTGGGACATCAGAGCATAGGCCATGCCTTCGGCGGGCACGTCATCCACGCCAAGTCCATCATGCACGGCAAGACTTCGCTGGTGCGACACAAGGACCAGGGCGTGTTCGCGGGACTCAAGAACCCGCTGCAAGTCACCCGCTACCATTCGCTGGTGATCGAACACGCCACGCTGCCCGATTGTCTGGAAATCACCGCCTGGACCGAAGACGAAAACGGCGGCTTCGATGAGATCATGGGCGTGCGCCACAAGACCCTGGCCGTCGAGGGCGTGCAATTCCACCCCGAGTCCATCATGACCGAACAGGGACACGAGTTGTTGAGGAATTTCCTCGTCGCCTAATGTAGGTCGGGTTAGCGGCGTCATCGCGTAACCCGGCCTATCCCGCATGTCGCCGGGTTACGCCCTCGCAGGCTGACCCGACCCACGAAAAAACCCGAAACCCAGCCCCATGAACCTCCCCGCCGCCCTCAACCATCTGCTCAACGGCCAGGATCTCGAGCCCGTGCAGATGAAAGCCTTGATGCTCGGTATCATGAGCGGCAAAGCCACGCCGGCGCAGATCGGCGCATTCCTGATCGCACTGCGCGCCAAGGGCGAGACGGTGGACGAGGTCGCCGCCGCCGCCGAGGTGCTGCGCGAGCTTTCGACCAAGGTGCATGTCAACGGCGAACACGTCATCGACACCTGCGGTACCGGCGGCGACGGCGCCCATACCTTCAACATCTCCACCGCCGCCGCCTTCGTGGTGGCGGCCGCCGGCGGCAAGGTGGCCAAGCACGGCGGTCGCTCGGTTTCCAGCAGCACCGGCAGCGCGGACGTGCTGGAAGCGGCCGGCGTCAATCTGGATCTGACACCCGAACAGGTCGGGCAGTGCATCGATAAGATCGGCATCGGCTTCCTGTTCGCCCAACGCCACCATGGCGCGATGAAACACGCCGTCGGTCCCCGCAGGGAACTAGGCGTGCGCACCCTGTTCAACCTGCTCGGCCCGCTCACCAACCCGGCCGGCGCGCCCAACCAACTGCTCGGCGTGTTTGCACGCTTATGGGTGGAGCCCATGGCCCGCGTGCTGCAAAAGCTCGGCAGCAAACATGTGCTGGTCGTCCACGCGGAAGACGGACTCGACGAGATCAGCATCGCCTCGCCTACCTACGTGGCCGAACTGAAAAACGGCAAGGTCGAGACCTACACCCTCACACCCGAGCAGTTCGGCGTCGCCCGCACGCCGCTGGCTGCGCTGGCAGTGGACAGTGCAGCCGCCAGCCTGGCCATGCTGCGCGGCGTCCTCGACGGCAAGCCGGGACCGGCGCATGATATCGTGGCACTGAATGCGGGGGCGGCGATATACGCGGCGGACCTGGCGGGTGATCTCGCAGCGGGCGTGCTGCGCGCCCAAGAGGTAATCGCCGACGGCTCGGCCCGGCGCAAGCTGGATGAACTGATCGCGGTAAGCCAGTCCTTCACGTGATCGCATCACGACTCAAACTGCCGACGGCCGGTTAGGGAGCGAAGTGGATCTACACATCGACCCGATTAAAGCCAGGATCATGATCGGCAAAATGGTTCTTGTCGGCATCACCCGCCGCGACCGCTCCGACAACGTACTGGGCCTGGAGCAGTACTTCGGAATCGTCCTGCGGGTCAATTTGGATGAAGGCTTGGTGATATCCCGCGGAGACACGGGTGAAGAAATGTCTTTGCCTCCCATGCTGGAACGGTACGAGGAAGCCGAAAAAGGCGAGTACCAGCTTAAAACCACCGGCTTCGTGGTCAAGGACCCGGATTACCTGGCCACATGGACCGTCTACCCTCCGGTGAACCATTGAAAGCACGGCAGCATCCTGGCCCGGCACGCGGCCGGTGTTGTTTCGGCCCCCCTTCGAGGTTCTCGCCGTTGCGCCGCTTTGCGAGGCCCTCGGTTGCCATGAAAGTCGCGAAGCGAACACTTTGGTCTCCCTCTCCCACTGGGAGAGGGCAGGGGTGAGGGAAACAGCTTATGGCGCGAGCGCCATAAGCTGTTAATGGCATACCGATGAGCTGGCAACACTACATACCGGAAGACATTACCGCGCTTTACGAAGTGCACGATTACAAGCACGCCGCGGCCATACTCAAATACGAATTTCCCGTGGAATTCCAGGAAATCTGCTGCGCCTTGCGCGCCTTCCGGCTGAGCGAACAAAACGTGCGCGATCCGGGCGGCAGCGAAAGTGCGATCCCCAAGCGCTTCTCGGATATCCTCCGCCCCATGGGATGGCGCGAACAAAAACTGAACGCCAAGGTGATCGTGGACGGCCACGAGTTCGCCCACGACAGCCATAACGTGGATTACCTGAAAGGGCGGGTCGCGTTCGATCTGGAGTGGAACAGCAAGGATCAGACCTACGACCGCGACCTCTACGCCTTCCGGGCGTTTTTCGACTACGACAAGATCAGCGTCGGCGTCCTCGCGACGCGCAGCAACGATCTCGACCCCTGGTTCAAGGAACTGGGGATATACGGTAAATACGGTGCCAGCACCACCCAGATGGGCAAGCTCCTGCCCCGGCTGGACGCCGGGCGCAACGGCGGCTGTCCGGTGCTGGTGTTCGGCATCACGACGCAGTTGATCGAACAGGCACAGGCTTCATGTCCATAGAAACGCTCTCCGCCGCGGACGACTTCCTTCAGTTCGCCCAGGGGCGGAAATTTTCCACCGTGCTGGCGGATCCGCCCTGGCAGTTCCAGAACCGCACCGGCAAGATGGCGCCGGAACACAAGCGGCTGTCCCGTTATCCGACCCTGACCTTACAGGAGATCAAGGACATCCCGGTGGAAGCCGCCGTCAAGGACACCGCCCATCTTTATCTCTGGGTGCCGAACGCCTTGCTGGCCGAGGGCCTGGCGGTGATGGAATGCTGGGGTTTCACCTACAAGACCAATCTGATCTGGTACAAGGTGCGCAAAGACGGCGGACCAGACCGGCGCGGCGTCGGGTTTTATTTCCGCAACGTCACGGAGATGATACTTTTCGGCGTCCGTGGCAAGAACGCGCGTACCCTGCAGCCGGGTCGCAGCCAGGAAAACATCATCGCCACCCAGAAGCGCGAGCACAGCCGCAAGCCCGACGAGCAATACGCTCTGATCGAATCTTGCAGTCCCGGCCCTTACCTGGAGATGTTCGCCCGCGGCAACCGGCCGAACTGGCAGTGCTGGGGCAATCAGGCCGAAGATTACGCGCCGGATTGGGATACCTATGCCAACCATTCCCAGTCGAACATCGTGTCCATTAATGATCGGCGCAAGCGCAGTTAAGCCCACGGTTGCATGCCGTTAGCGGCGAACTTGTCGAATACGGGGTTCGGCGCGATCGCTCCGAATAGCGCCCGCAAGTACCCCGGCCCCGGTTGCCCCCACCGCAAACAACACCTAAAACAGACCCATCATGACCGATACGCCCGACATCCTGAAGAAAATCATCGCCCGCAAGCACGAGGAAATCGCCGAGCGCAAGGCACGGGTTCCGGTTGAATTCCTCCGCGAACTCGCGGCTGGCGACTGGCCGCGCGGCTTCGTCTCCGCGATCAAGTCCAAGATCGCCAAGGGCCAGCCGGCGGTGATCGCCGAAATCAAGAAGGCCTCGCCCAGCAAGGGTGTGCTGCGCGAGGATTTCCGCCCGGCCGAGATCGCCTGGAGCTATGCCTCCGCCGGCGCGGCCTGCTTGTCGGTGCTGACCGACCGCGACTTCTTCCAGGGTGCCGAGGTTTATCTGGAAATGGCCCGCTCGGCGTCCGCCCTGCCGGTGATCCGCAAGGATTTCATCATCGACCCCTACCAGGTGGTCGAGGCGCGCGCCATCAAGGCCGACTGCATCCTGTTGATCGCCGCCGCCCTGGACGACGCCCGTCTGGCCGAACTCGCCGCCCTGACCAAGGAACTGGGCATGGACGTGCTGGTGGAAGTGCACGACGCCGACGAACTGGAGCGCGCGCTCAAGCTGGACCTGCCGCTGATCGGCATCAACAACCGCAATCTGCGCAGCTTCGAGGTGTCGCTGAACACCACGCTGGACCTGCTGCCGCGCATCCCGGAAGACCGCATCGTCGTCACCGAAAGCGGCATCCTGGCACCTGCAGACGTCGCCCTGATGCGCGAGCACAAGGTCAACGCCTTCCTGGTCGGCGAAGCCTTCATGCGGGCCGACGATCCGGGCGCGGCATTGAAAGCGCTGTTCTTCGCCTGAGCGGTTCAACTGAATCCCCTCAAAACTTTAATCCTCCCCCGAACGAACCGCCATTGAGTTAGGCCCCTCTCCCTGTGGGAGAGGGGTTGGGGTGAGGGCCAAGCGCGTACGCTGCTTACGGTGACCATGTTGGGACACCCACACGCTTAGCCCTCACCCTAGCCCTCTCCCAAAGGGAGAGGGAAGCAAGAGCCTGACTCAATGCTTGGCTCCAGGAGGAAGCGTACGCCGGACTCTTTACATGAAATACCGCGATCTGCGCGACTTTATCGGCCAACTCGAAGCCCGCGGCGAGCTGAAACGCATCGCCTATCCGGCCGATCCCAGGCTGGAGATCACCGAGATCTGCGACCGCACCCTGCGGGCGGGCGGGCCGGCCTTGCTATTCGAGAATCCCAAGGGCTACGACGTCCCGCTGCTGGGCAATCTGTTCGGCACTCCGGAACGCGTGGCCTTGGGGATGGGCGAAACCTCGGTGGAAGCCTTGCGCGAGGTCGGCAAACTGCTGGCCTTCCTCAAGGAGCCCGACCCGCCCAAGGGCATGAAGGACGCCTTCGACAAGCTGCCCATCTTCAAGCAGGTGCTGAACATGGCGCCCAAGGAGGTCAAGCACGCGCCCTGCCAGGAAATCCTGCGCTTGGGCGAGGACATCGACCTCGGCCGCTACCCGGTGCAGACCTGCTGGCCGGGCGATGCCGGCCCGCTGATCACCTGGGCCCTGGTCATCACCCGCGGGCCTTACAAGGAACGGCAGAATCTCGGCATCTACCGCTGCCAGGTCATAGGCAAGAACAAGGTCATCATGCGCTGGCTGGCGCACCGCGGCGGCGCGCTGGACTACCGCGACTGGCAGGCCGCGCATCCGGGCCAGCCTTTCCCGGTAGCCGTGGCGCTGGGCGCGGACCCGGCCACCATACTCGGCGCCGTCACGCCGGTGCCGGACTCCTTGTCGGAATACGCCTTCGCCGGCCTGTTGCGCGGTTCCAAGACCGAGGTGGTGAAGTGCCGGCTGAGCGACCTGCAGGCCCCGGCCAGCGCGGAGATCGTGCTGGAAGGCTTTCTCTATCCCGGTGAAACCGCACCGGAAGGTCCGTTCGGCGACCACACCGGCTATTACAACGAGGTGGAGGAGTTCCCCGTCTTCACCATCGAGTGCATCACCCAGCGGGAAAATCCGATCTACCACAGCACCTACACCGGTCGGCCGCCGGACGAGCCGGCCATCCTGGGCGTGGCGCTGAACGAGGTGTTCGTACCCCTGCTGCAAAAGCAGTTCCCGGAAATCGTCGATTTCTACCTGCCGCCGGAAGGCTGCTCTTATCGCATGGCGGTGGTGAGCATGAAGAAGCAATACCCTGGTCACGCCAAGCGGGTGATGTTCGGCATCTGGAGTTTCCTGCGTCAGTTCATGTACACCAAGTTCATCATCGTCTGCGACGACGATGTGAACGTGCGCGACTGGAAGGACGTGATGTGGGCCATCACCACCCGCATGGACCCGGCGCGCGACACCACGCTGATCGAGAACACGCCGATCGATTACCTGGACTTCGCTTCGCCGGTCTCGGGCCTGGGCTCCAAGATGGGCCTGGACGCGACCAACAAATGGCCGGGTGAGACGACCCGCGAGTGGGGCAGCCCGATCAGCATGAGCGCCGAGGTCAAGGCCAAGATCGACGGCATCTGGGCCGAGTTGGGGATAATTTGACCCTTGCAGGCGGCCGGGTGCCCGGGGTTCGGGCAAATACCCGGCTGTGACAGGGCTCGCCCCCTCTGGCGAGGTTGCGCCGGCAAGCCGGCGGCGGCGTACCGTCAATTGAAAGCCGCGCCATATGGGGTTCTAATGTTTGAACCGCACGGACAACCCCACCCCGTCATTTAGGATGAAACCACCGTGAGCAAAATTACCCGCCACCTGCGCTCCCGCGGAATGGAAACCCTATCGGTCGGCATGCTGCTGGCCTGCTCCTCCGGCCCGGCATTTTCTGAGACCCTATCCTCCGACGTGTCGTGGTCCGTCATTGGGCGGAATATCACCATTTCCAATCCTGCATTCACGGCAGCGGGCGACGGGACTTTTGCAGGCAATGCCGCGACCGTAAGCTCCGGCTCCAGCATTACCCTGACGGGCGCATATTCCATACAGGAAGGGGACACTTCTTATTGCCCATTCTGCGTCATCCAACTTTACACGGCATGGATTTCGCCCGCACCGGCCAACTCGCAAGGATTCTACTCGGGAGAAATCTTCCCTGGATTTGGCTCTTTATCCGGCGTCCTTCCGGCATGGACATCGGATGCGCCAAAAACTCCCGGGACCTACTACATCGGTCTGGCATCCACGCTAGATTTTTTCTATCACCCCAATATGGCCGGCGCCGCCGGAGCGGACGCACAAGGGATACCCGGCGCCGCGCCCTACCAGGTCACCGTGATCCCCATCGCGCTGGCCCCGAATCCCTCGCCCAATACCTTGAGCACGAACCCCGGATACTATTACTCCACGTCGGAGACATATATCAATGGCGGCACTCTGACCAACAACGGCGCGACGATACAGAATCCCGGCACATTCATTAACCAGGGGACCGTCGCGCAACAAGGCGAATGGGAAAACTCCGGAAGCATCATTAACTCGGGCCAATTCGATCTGCCCGGAAATGGCCACATTACCGGCACGGGGACTTATACCCAAACGTCTGGACTAACCAACTTGTCCGGCTCATTGCAAGCCAGCCAGGTCGACATCCAGGGAGGAACATTCAATCTGTCCGGCGGCAGTGTGCAGGCCAGCACGTTTGTCAACCAGGGCGTGCTGAACTATTCCGCAGGAAGCCTCCAGGCAAGCCTTGCCAACCGAGGCACGGTGAACGTGCAAGGCGAATGGGATAATTCCGGAAGCATCATTAACTCGGGCCAATTCGATCTGACTGGAAATGGCCGCCTTACCGGTACGGGGACTTATACCCAAACGGCTGGACTAACCAACTTGTCCAGCTCATTGCAAGCCAGCCAGGTCGACATCCAGGGAGGAACATTCAACCTGTCCGGCGGCAGCGTGCAGACCAGCACGTTTGTCAACCAAGGCGTGCTGAACTATTCCGCAGGAAGCTTCCAGGCAAGCTTGCTGAACCGGGGGGTCGTGAATGTGAGCGGCGTCGGCGCCCATGTCGTCGGCGGCGATGTGCTGAACCGCGGCACCTTCAACGTCACCGAAACCACGGTGAGCTTCGGCGGCACCTTCACCAACGAAGGGGCCTACATCAGCGATCCTTCGCTCAACCAGTTCCAGAATCTGAGCGTCGGCGCCGAAGGCTATCTGGTGGGGGGAGAAGGCGACGTCTTCGTCGTAAGCGGCGACTTCCAAAACGGTTCCACGCAAAGCAGCCTGTGGGAGACCAGCGCATCGACCCTGGTCTTCGCCGGCGGCTCGGGGCAACACGTCATGGGCTTGGCCGGTGAAGACCGGGGCGCGCAGGCCTCGGCCTTTCTCAACAATTTTTCCTGGGGCACGCTGGCTTTGGCCAGCGGCGATCGGCTTAATCTGACCGATGGGAATACGACCCCGGGCGCCGCCCTGTACGCCCGCCGCATCGTGCTGCCCGGCGGCACCGCCCAACTCGCCAGCGTATTCAGCGATTACAACGTTTATTTCGATCCCAGTCTGACGGAAAACCAATACCTGCTCGGGGCGAGCCTGGGCGGGGGCAAAGGCCGCTTGCTGCCCTGGAGCTTCGTCCCCGGCCTGACCGATACGGGCGGCACGGATGCCTTGACGGAAAACGAACAGACCTTCGCCGCGGCGGTGGACGAGTCGTGCACCGCGGCCACCGGGCAACTCGCCGAGCGCTGCCTGGAACTCCAGGCCCTGGACAATGACGGTAAGAACCAGGCGGTACAAAGCCTGACGCCGGACCAGACGCCCACCCAGACCAACCTCGGCATCAAGTTCAACAATACCCGCATGGATGCGCCGCTGGCCCGCCTGGCCTCCTTGCGCGTGGGCGGGGTCGGCCCGCTGGCGCTGAACTTCAACGGCTATGCGGTATCCCTGGGCGCGACCGGCGGAGCCGCGGGCGACGAGCCGTTCCGCGACAGTCCGCTGGGCGTGTTCATCCAGGGCAAGATGAGCCTGGGCGACAAGGACGAGGATGCCACGGCGCGCGGCTTCCATTACGAGACCCGCAATGTGACCGTGGGTGCGGATTACCGGTTCAACGACAATCTCGTGGCCGGCGTGGCCTTGAGCTACGCCAATACCAACACCGTGTTCGCGAAGGGATCGGGCGAGATGAACCAGGACAGCGTGCTGGGCGGCCTTTACGGTAGCCTGTATCTGCCGCAGGACTACTACGTGGACTGGCTGGTCAATTACGGTGGCCTGGATTACACCCTCACGCGCCAGCTGGCCTACTCGGGATTCAGCGGCAAGGCCCGCAGCACGCCGGGCGGCGACCAGTTCGGCGTGTCCGTGAGCGGCGGGCGGGATTTCGCCTGGAAGGAATGGCTGGCCAGCCCCATCCTGCGCTTCGAATACTCTCAGTTGAACGTCGATGCCTATCGTGAAAAAGGCGGCGGCGGCCTGGGGCTGAACGCGGACAAACAGTCGGACGACTCCCTGGTATCCGACCTGGGCGCGCAGATCGGCCACAACCTCAGCCTGCCCTG includes:
- a CDS encoding autotransporter outer membrane beta-barrel domain-containing protein, with product MSKITRHLRSRGMETLSVGMLLACSSGPAFSETLSSDVSWSVIGRNITISNPAFTAAGDGTFAGNAATVSSGSSITLTGAYSIQEGDTSYCPFCVIQLYTAWISPAPANSQGFYSGEIFPGFGSLSGVLPAWTSDAPKTPGTYYIGLASTLDFFYHPNMAGAAGADAQGIPGAAPYQVTVIPIALAPNPSPNTLSTNPGYYYSTSETYINGGTLTNNGATIQNPGTFINQGTVAQQGEWENSGSIINSGQFDLPGNGHITGTGTYTQTSGLTNLSGSLQASQVDIQGGTFNLSGGSVQASTFVNQGVLNYSAGSLQASLANRGTVNVQGEWDNSGSIINSGQFDLTGNGRLTGTGTYTQTAGLTNLSSSLQASQVDIQGGTFNLSGGSVQTSTFVNQGVLNYSAGSFQASLLNRGVVNVSGVGAHVVGGDVLNRGTFNVTETTVSFGGTFTNEGAYISDPSLNQFQNLSVGAEGYLVGGEGDVFVVSGDFQNGSTQSSLWETSASTLVFAGGSGQHVMGLAGEDRGAQASAFLNNFSWGTLALASGDRLNLTDGNTTPGAALYARRIVLPGGTAQLASVFSDYNVYFDPSLTENQYLLGASLGGGKGRLLPWSFVPGLTDTGGTDALTENEQTFAAAVDESCTAATGQLAERCLELQALDNDGKNQAVQSLTPDQTPTQTNLGIKFNNTRMDAPLARLASLRVGGVGPLALNFNGYAVSLGATGGAAGDEPFRDSPLGVFIQGKMSLGDKDEDATARGFHYETRNVTVGADYRFNDNLVAGVALSYANTNTVFAKGSGEMNQDSVLGGLYGSLYLPQDYYVDWLVNYGGLDYTLTRQLAYSGFSGKARSTPGGDQFGVSVSGGRDFAWKEWLASPILRFEYSQLNVDAYREKGGGGLGLNADKQSDDSLVSDLGAQIGHNLSLPWGVVTPALRVEWEHQYLNDNRSIHMRLNDASAGLGAFTVNTGKPDRDYLNLGGSVAAVLPNGGSAFLRYETRLGQSSISNHIVELGLRLNF
- the trpC gene encoding indole-3-glycerol phosphate synthase TrpC, coding for MTDTPDILKKIIARKHEEIAERKARVPVEFLRELAAGDWPRGFVSAIKSKIAKGQPAVIAEIKKASPSKGVLREDFRPAEIAWSYASAGAACLSVLTDRDFFQGAEVYLEMARSASALPVIRKDFIIDPYQVVEARAIKADCILLIAAALDDARLAELAALTKELGMDVLVEVHDADELERALKLDLPLIGINNRNLRSFEVSLNTTLDLLPRIPEDRIVVTESGILAPADVALMREHKVNAFLVGEAFMRADDPGAALKALFFA
- the trpD gene encoding anthranilate phosphoribosyltransferase, whose protein sequence is MNLPAALNHLLNGQDLEPVQMKALMLGIMSGKATPAQIGAFLIALRAKGETVDEVAAAAEVLRELSTKVHVNGEHVIDTCGTGGDGAHTFNISTAAAFVVAAAGGKVAKHGGRSVSSSTGSADVLEAAGVNLDLTPEQVGQCIDKIGIGFLFAQRHHGAMKHAVGPRRELGVRTLFNLLGPLTNPAGAPNQLLGVFARLWVEPMARVLQKLGSKHVLVVHAEDGLDEISIASPTYVAELKNGKVETYTLTPEQFGVARTPLAALAVDSAAASLAMLRGVLDGKPGPAHDIVALNAGAAIYAADLAGDLAAGVLRAQEVIADGSARRKLDELIAVSQSFT
- a CDS encoding aminodeoxychorismate/anthranilate synthase component II, translating into MSARVLMIDNYDSFTYNLVQYLAELGAEVEVVRNDQIAVEEIEKINPDKIVISPGPCTPKEAGISVETIHRYAGRYPILGVCLGHQSIGHAFGGHVIHAKSIMHGKTSLVRHKDQGVFAGLKNPLQVTRYHSLVIEHATLPDCLEITAWTEDENGGFDEIMGVRHKTLAVEGVQFHPESIMTEQGHELLRNFLVA
- a CDS encoding BglII/BstYI family type II restriction endonuclease — translated: MSWQHYIPEDITALYEVHDYKHAAAILKYEFPVEFQEICCALRAFRLSEQNVRDPGGSESAIPKRFSDILRPMGWREQKLNAKVIVDGHEFAHDSHNVDYLKGRVAFDLEWNSKDQTYDRDLYAFRAFFDYDKISVGVLATRSNDLDPWFKELGIYGKYGASTTQMGKLLPRLDAGRNGGCPVLVFGITTQLIEQAQASCP
- the ubiD gene encoding 4-hydroxy-3-polyprenylbenzoate decarboxylase; this translates as MKYRDLRDFIGQLEARGELKRIAYPADPRLEITEICDRTLRAGGPALLFENPKGYDVPLLGNLFGTPERVALGMGETSVEALREVGKLLAFLKEPDPPKGMKDAFDKLPIFKQVLNMAPKEVKHAPCQEILRLGEDIDLGRYPVQTCWPGDAGPLITWALVITRGPYKERQNLGIYRCQVIGKNKVIMRWLAHRGGALDYRDWQAAHPGQPFPVAVALGADPATILGAVTPVPDSLSEYAFAGLLRGSKTEVVKCRLSDLQAPASAEIVLEGFLYPGETAPEGPFGDHTGYYNEVEEFPVFTIECITQRENPIYHSTYTGRPPDEPAILGVALNEVFVPLLQKQFPEIVDFYLPPEGCSYRMAVVSMKKQYPGHAKRVMFGIWSFLRQFMYTKFIIVCDDDVNVRDWKDVMWAITTRMDPARDTTLIENTPIDYLDFASPVSGLGSKMGLDATNKWPGETTREWGSPISMSAEVKAKIDGIWAELGII
- a CDS encoding MT-A70 family methyltransferase, which encodes MSIETLSAADDFLQFAQGRKFSTVLADPPWQFQNRTGKMAPEHKRLSRYPTLTLQEIKDIPVEAAVKDTAHLYLWVPNALLAEGLAVMECWGFTYKTNLIWYKVRKDGGPDRRGVGFYFRNVTEMILFGVRGKNARTLQPGRSQENIIATQKREHSRKPDEQYALIESCSPGPYLEMFARGNRPNWQCWGNQAEDYAPDWDTYANHSQSNIVSINDRRKRS
- the trpE gene encoding anthranilate synthase component I — translated: MTPEQFHHYAELGYNRIPVARQVLADLDTPLSAYLKLADGPYSYLFESVHGGEQWGRYSIIGLPCRTVLKVRGQAISIERDGQPAETLAVDNPLSWIENYSAGFKAPEIPGLPRFTGGLVGYFGYETMAYIEPRLKTEKPDPIGAPDILLMVSEDVLVFDNLSGKLLIVTHADPAEAEALTKAEAKLDGLVHKLREQALPIRPQRPAKQVDETDFVSGFTQEGYENAVRRIKQYIVEGDTMQVVLSQRLSIPYSASPLDLYRALRCLNPSPYMFNLNLGDFHVVGSSPEILVRLEDETVTVRPIAGTRKRGRTQEEDLALEEELLADPKEIAEHLMLIDLGRNDAGRVAQTGSVRVTDKMIVERYSHVMHIVSNVTGKLKEGLNAFDVLAATFPAGTVSGAPKIRAMEIIGELEPVKRGVYSGAVGYIGWSGNLDTAIAIRTAVIKDGTLHIQAGAGIVHDSIPLNEWEETMNKGRAVFRAVALAEAGLEKGESL